One Pristiophorus japonicus isolate sPriJap1 unplaced genomic scaffold, sPriJap1.hap1 HAP1_SCAFFOLD_160, whole genome shotgun sequence genomic region harbors:
- the LOC139243077 gene encoding putative surface-exposed virulence protein BigA, with protein sequence MDRGQERVAEPVDRGQEPVIAPMDRGQERVIAPMDRGQERVAEPMDRGQERVAEPVDRGQERVIAPVDRGQERVIAPVDRGQERVIAPVDRGQERVAEPVDRGQERVIAPVDRGQERVIAPVDRGQERVIAPVDRGQERVAEPVDRGQERVIALVDMDCFYVQVEQKVNPELRGKACAVVQYKTWQGGGIIAVSYEARAYGVSRGMRGAEARSKCPHLLLARIPEAHGKADLSSQSLIF encoded by the exons ATGGATCGAGGCCAGGAGCGGGTGGCAGAGCCCGTGGATCGAGGCCAGGAGCCGGTGATAGCGCCCATGGATCGAGGCCAGGAGCGGGTGATAGCGCCCATGGATCGAGGCCAGGAGCGGGTGGCAGAGCCCATGGATCGAGGCCAGGAGCGGGTGGCAGAGCCCGTGGATCGAGGCCAGGAGCGGGTGATAGCGCCCGTGGATCGAGGCCAGGAGCGGGTGATAGCGCCCGTGGATCGAGGCCAGGAGCGGGTGATAGCGCCCGTGGATCGAGGCCAGGAGCGGGTGGCAGAGCCCGTGGATCGAGGCCAGGAGCGGGTGATAGCGCCCGTGGATCGAGGCCAGGAGCGGGTGATAGCGCCCGTGGATCGAGGCCAGGAGCGGGTGATAGCGCCCGTGGATCGAGGCCAGGAGCGGGTGGCAGAGCCCGTGGATCGAGGCCAGGAGCGGGTGATAGCACTGGTGGACATGGACTGTTTCTACGTGCAGGTGGAGCAGAAGGTCAACCCCGAGCTCAGGGGGAAAGCATGTGCTGTGGTCCAGTACAAAACCTGGCAGGGCGGCGG GATAATCGCCGTGAGCTATGAGGCTCGGGCCTATGGGGTGAGCCGGGGCATGCGGGGAGCAGAAGCCCGGAGCAAGTGTCCCCATCTCCTGCTCGCACGAATCCCAGAGGCTCACGGCAAGGCCGACCTGAGCAG CCAGTCGCTAATATTTTGA